In one Oncorhynchus masou masou isolate Uvic2021 chromosome 23, UVic_Omas_1.1, whole genome shotgun sequence genomic region, the following are encoded:
- the LOC135511120 gene encoding clathrin heavy chain linker domain-containing protein 1-like, which produces MSGAGNLHHSAEESERRTLPPIKSASDKYFLESLGEYIQHEMERLMCPDEGPDEQRYIIYSSAFDKVIEYATAYKTILTSIKKEYDEFICAIKKSECDAKLAHGKLKAMVAQPTSLMYCQRRAVQLQERIAIIQRDTAELQAELNRLQESRRDKRPSLCQKTSDSKTLRPVGQIPGLTFDESMNPAALAKHLEYLERKRADLQIKRKSQYVSVSVKDDLDNKMRSALDQRDELAVENERLQLRYKKMKFLNDSLMTWEKTGKEVTLLEFITSKLENIFDLKMSDTDFLGISAVVFEEDDPSKVNESELLVDYIERFIDLFEGGEYEAAAFHAAKSPHGVLRNMETMERFKAVTVYQGQGELPPLLLFFQALMISVHAGKQLPGETLSVEGVRCAMQLNYVELVTHWVTQKRLTYSEALGDVICEHGDRKPRMADTCLALAHIVYKACGMLRKAALSMCKRGMTSSTMEFIYQSKGFTAGDCLFVLKGCPSLALLQALTQEYQGQPAVLSLGFACHALLNSDLEDLALQMVEKTHSSGQGTLEKVILDDTGCSAENWGEIAGCCGQKNKPLLAKEILSILLSQSGAMRLSPGMESSRLMQHVFM; this is translated from the exons ATGTCTGGGGCTGGAAACTTACATCACTCCGCAGAAGAATCTGAAAGAAGAACCTTGCCACCTATCAAATCTGCCAGTGACAAATATTTCCTAGAATCTCTTGGTGAATACATTCAACATGAGATGGAACGTCTGATGTGTCCAGACGAGGGACCGGATGAGCAACGTTACATAATTTACAGTTCTGCATTTGATAAG GTAATTGAGTATGCAACTGCATACAAAACCATTCTCACTTCCATCAAGAAAGAGTATGATGAGTTTATCTGTGCCATAAAGAAGAGTGAGTGTGATGCCAAGTTAGCACATGGGAAACTGAAGGCCATGGTGGCCCAGCCCACCTCCCTTATGTACTGTCAGAGAAGAGCTGTCCAGCTTCAGGAAAG GATTGCTATCATTCAGAGAGACACTGCAGAGCTGCAGGCTGAGTTAAATAGACTACAGGAGTCAAGGAGAGACAAGAGACCCTCATTGTGTCAGAAGACCTCAGACAGCAAGACATTACGGCCCGTTGGGCAAATTCCAG GTCTGACATTTGATGAGTCGATGAACCCAGCAGCTCTGGCAAAGCATTTGGAGTACCTTGAGCGAAAGCGAGCCGACCTGCAGATAAAGAGGAAGAGCCAGTATGTATCTGTTTCTGTCAAGGATGACCTGGACAATAAAATGCGATCCGCCCTGGACCAGAGGGATGAGCTGGCAGTGGAGAATGAGAGACTCCAACTCCG ATACAAAAAGATGAAGTTTCTGAATGACTCCCTCATGACATGGGAAAAGACAGGAAAAGAAGTCACTCTACTGGAGTTCATAACATCAAAACTGGAGAATATATTTGATCTGAAAA TGAGCGACACTGATTTCCTTGGCATTAGTGCAGTAGTGTTTGAAGAGGATGATCCTAGCAAGGTCAATGAATCGGAGCTCTTGGTAGATTACATTGAAAG GTTCATTGACCTATTTGAGGGGGGTGAGTATGAGGCAGCTGCTTTCCATGCTGCCAAATCCCCTCATGGAGTTTTGAGAAACATGGAGACAATGGAAAGGTTCAAAG CGGTCACTGTATACCAGGGCCAGGGGGAACTGCCCCCTCTGCTTCTCTTCTTCCAGGCACTCATGATCTCGGTGCATGCTGGCAAGCAGCTGCCTGGGGAGACCCTGTCAGTGGAGGGGGTCCGGTGTGCCATGCAGCTCAACTATGTAGAGCTGGTCACACACTGGGTAACCCAGAAGAG GCTAACATACAGCGAGGCTCTGGGGGATGTGATCTGTGAGCATGGAGACAGGAAGCCGCGGATGGCCGACACATGCTTGGCTCTGGCCCACATCGTCTACAAGGCCTGCGGCATGCTCAGGAAGGCCGCACTGAGCATGTGCAAGAGAGGCATGACCAGCAGTACTATGGAGTTCATCTATCAAAGCAAAGGCTTTACTGCAG GTGACTGTCTGTTTGTGCTGAAGGGTTGTCCCAGTCTGGCTCTTCTCCAGGCGTTGACTCAGGAGTACCAGGGCCAGCCTGCAGTGCTTTCTTTGGGCTTTGCCTGCCATGCTCTGCTcaactctgatctggaggacctGGCACTGCAGATGGTGGAGAAAACACATTCAAGTGGGCAAG GTACTTTGGAGAAGGTGATTCTGGATGATACTGGGTGTTCTGCAGAGAACTGGGGTGAGATAGCAGGTTGCTGTGGCCAGAAGAACAAGCCTTTACTGGCCAAGGAGATCCTCTCCATTCTGCTGTCCCAGTCAGGGGCCATGCGTCTCTCCCCTGGCATGGAGAGCTCCAGGTTGATGCAGCATGTGTTCATGTAG